From the genome of Ralstonia insidiosa:
CGATTTCGGTGTCCGGGCGCACGCCCTTCATGGCGACCATGCGGCCGCCCGGCGCCAGCAGGTGGCCGGCGAGATTCACGAAATCGACCAGTTCAGCAAACGCGCGCGAGGTGATGACGCCGTAGCCGGTAGTGTCGGCCAGTTTTTCCACGTGGCCCCAGTGCGACTGGGCGTTGGTCAGGCCAAGCTCGGCACGGCACTGCGTCAGGAACGCGGTTTTCTTTTGCACGATGTCGACCATCGTGACACTCACATCCGGGTAGGCGATGGCCAGCGGAATGCCGGGCAAGCCGCCACCGGAGCCAACATCCAGCACGCGTGGTGCATCCGGCTGCGCGCGGCGCGCCAACTCAGCAATGCGCGACACGGCCGACAGCGAATCCAGCAAGTGATGCGTGAGCATCTCACCCGCGTCGCGGATGGCGGTCAGGTTGTA
Proteins encoded in this window:
- the rsmG gene encoding 16S rRNA (guanine(527)-N(7))-methyltransferase RsmG translates to MANALTDARSELEAGARALGLSLDEAQVDRLLAYQGLLAKWNRVYNLTAIRDAGEMLTHHLLDSLSAVSRIAELARRAQPDAPRVLDVGSGGGLPGIPLAIAYPDVSVTMVDIVQKKTAFLTQCRAELGLTNAQSHWGHVEKLADTTGYGVITSRAFAELVDFVNLAGHLLAPGGRMVAMKGVRPDTEIERLPAGWTVEAIERLTVPGLPAERHLVILAPSA